In a genomic window of Planctomycetia bacterium:
- a CDS encoding DUF1080 domain-containing protein, producing MQHALIGLGSTPTHCRTTCLPIPERNLGGASEFIAWPFDRAARGAEPEKAETKPVEDGPLFDGKSLDGWKESEFAGQGSVEVADGQIVLGVGQDMTGITWDGGELPRTNYEIELEAMRVDGADFFCGLTFPVGEVPCSLIVGGWGGTIVGLSSIDRFDASMNETTKFMSFDKNKWYKIRLRVTPERIAAWIDDEQVVDFEIKSHKISIRVEVQASEPLGIASWQTSAALRNIRLRRLDAAQTAPASEGQVPARE from the coding sequence TTGCAACACGCGTTAATCGGACTAGGTTCGACTCCCACGCATTGCCGGACCACTTGCCTTCCGATTCCGGAGCGCAACCTAGGCGGCGCTTCAGAATTCATAGCCTGGCCGTTTGATCGCGCGGCGCGCGGCGCGGAGCCGGAAAAGGCGGAAACCAAGCCTGTGGAAGACGGGCCGCTGTTCGACGGCAAGTCGCTCGACGGTTGGAAGGAATCTGAATTCGCCGGACAAGGCAGCGTCGAAGTCGCTGACGGCCAAATCGTGCTCGGCGTCGGTCAAGACATGACCGGCATCACTTGGGACGGCGGCGAACTGCCGCGCACCAATTATGAAATCGAACTTGAGGCGATGCGCGTCGACGGCGCCGATTTCTTCTGCGGGCTGACGTTTCCGGTCGGCGAAGTTCCGTGCTCTTTGATCGTCGGCGGTTGGGGCGGCACCATCGTCGGTTTGTCCAGTATCGATCGCTTCGACGCCTCGATGAATGAGACGACGAAGTTTATGAGCTTTGACAAAAACAAATGGTACAAGATTCGACTCCGCGTTACGCCGGAGCGGATCGCGGCCTGGATCGACGACGAGCAGGTCGTCGATTTCGAGATCAAGTCGCACAAGATTTCGATTCGCGTGGAAGTTCAAGCCAGCGAGCCCTTGGGCATCGCCTCTTGGCAAACGTCGGCCGCCTTGCGGAACATCCGCTTGCGCCGATTGGACGCGGCGCAAACTGCGCCAGCCTCGGAAGGGCAGGTTCCGGCGCGCGAATGA
- a CDS encoding PIN domain-containing protein — MSLIILRSLFLIVAAAVGVTILRSGVLPEENLWLPWLMFLGVIGLAGAVIAADIFIRTKQLDIISSVYFGLIVGLFLAYVGGFALTPLQLSEMVRNQAQLVLAMITCYVCVSLLIQTRHDFRFLIPYVEFSKEVKGLKPFVLDTSVVIDGRIADVIEAKVLDSQLIMPRFVLAELQSIADSSDRMRRTRGRRGLDVLNRLRSNTEVDFQIYDRELPEFAGQPVDLKLVLLAKHLDGKVVTNDYNLNKVARLHGVGVINLNDLANALKPIFLPGEHFEVRIVKPGEEFGQGIGYLDDGTMVVVEAGREALNQMVRVAVTSVLQTSAGRMVFAKRESGAKT; from the coding sequence GTCGTTAATCATTCTACGGAGCCTGTTCTTAATCGTGGCCGCGGCGGTCGGCGTGACGATCCTTCGCTCCGGCGTGCTTCCGGAAGAAAACCTGTGGTTGCCCTGGCTCATGTTCCTGGGGGTCATCGGATTGGCGGGCGCCGTCATCGCAGCCGACATCTTCATCCGGACCAAACAACTCGACATCATTTCGTCCGTCTACTTCGGTCTGATTGTGGGCCTGTTCTTGGCCTATGTGGGAGGCTTCGCGCTGACGCCGTTGCAGCTCTCGGAAATGGTCCGCAACCAGGCTCAGCTCGTGCTGGCAATGATTACCTGCTACGTCTGCGTGAGCCTGTTGATCCAAACGCGACACGATTTTCGCTTCTTGATTCCTTACGTGGAATTCTCAAAAGAAGTCAAGGGACTCAAACCGTTCGTGCTCGATACCAGCGTGGTCATCGACGGGCGCATCGCCGACGTGATCGAGGCGAAAGTGCTGGACAGCCAGTTGATCATGCCGCGCTTCGTCTTGGCGGAACTGCAATCGATCGCCGATAGCTCCGACAGGATGCGTCGCACGCGCGGCCGCCGGGGCCTGGACGTGCTGAACCGGTTGCGATCGAACACCGAGGTCGATTTCCAGATCTACGATCGGGAACTTCCGGAATTCGCCGGGCAACCGGTCGACCTCAAGTTGGTGCTGCTGGCCAAGCACTTGGACGGCAAGGTGGTAACCAACGATTACAACCTAAATAAGGTTGCGCGATTGCACGGCGTCGGCGTGATCAACTTGAATGATTTGGCGAACGCGTTGAAACCGATCTTCCTGCCCGGCGAGCATTTTGAAGTCCGGATTGTGAAGCCCGGGGAAGAGTTCGGACAGGGCATCGGCTATCTCGACGACGGCACGATGGTCGTGGTCGAGGCAGGTCGCGAAGCACTCAATCAAATGGTGCGGGTGGCCGTGACCAGCGTCCTGCAAACCAGCGCCGGCCGCATGGTGTTCGCTAAGCGCGAGTCCGGCGCCAAGACTTGA